Proteins encoded by one window of Tunturibacter psychrotolerans:
- a CDS encoding NADH-quinone oxidoreductase subunit A → MYSYPYIWNYLPLVLQVLVALGLAVGMVGASFVIGKHKNSRTKAGAYECGMDPVGDARGRFTVRFYMVAMLFILFDVEAVFMLPWAVIFRRLPAITGSRMFGFYEMLVYLGFVAVGLFYVWKKGILDWANDKGDL, encoded by the coding sequence ATGTACAGTTACCCCTACATTTGGAACTACCTTCCACTCGTGCTTCAGGTCCTGGTCGCTCTCGGACTCGCTGTAGGCATGGTGGGCGCCTCTTTTGTCATCGGAAAACACAAAAATTCACGCACCAAGGCTGGAGCCTATGAGTGCGGCATGGATCCGGTGGGCGACGCTCGCGGCCGCTTCACGGTGCGCTTCTACATGGTCGCGATGCTGTTCATCCTCTTCGACGTCGAGGCTGTCTTCATGCTTCCCTGGGCGGTGATCTTCCGCCGGTTGCCCGCTATCACCGGCTCACGCATGTTCGGCTTCTACGAGATGCTTGTTTACCTCGGTTTCGTTGCTGTCGGTCTGTTCTACGTCTGGAAAAAAGGCATCCTGGACTGGGCGAACGATAAAGGGGACCTCTAA
- a CDS encoding prepilin peptidase, which produces MTPFYLFGAVGFILGLLFGSFLNVCISRLPRRESVVHPRSHCPNCGGGIRWYDNIPLVSWALLHGRCRNCKEPISWHYPVVELATGMWFAIIISQVLAPSFFGTGLQLSTEWWAVHILTGLGLAILGFLLIGLMVMDWQTMILPDSFTLSGIAIALFLVCAQALFLGPNEDQIVLSNHHIQLTSPGGVTDHGNLFFTGPENLIFGRIAAVCGGAFLLLLIRWVYRAVRHRDGMGLGDVKLLAMIAAFLGFWPAILSLFLGTLAAAVYGAVLLARGRADAASKLAFGSFLCLGGLVSALFGNSLIDMYIALLR; this is translated from the coding sequence GTGACTCCGTTCTATCTCTTTGGGGCCGTTGGCTTCATCCTTGGCTTACTCTTCGGCAGCTTTCTCAACGTTTGCATCTCACGCCTTCCCAGACGCGAGTCTGTGGTGCACCCCCGTTCGCATTGTCCGAACTGTGGCGGCGGAATCCGTTGGTACGACAACATCCCACTCGTCAGCTGGGCCTTGTTGCATGGCCGTTGCCGCAATTGCAAAGAACCCATCTCGTGGCACTATCCGGTGGTTGAACTTGCCACGGGGATGTGGTTCGCAATCATCATCTCCCAGGTTTTGGCCCCTTCGTTTTTCGGCACGGGCTTACAGCTCTCGACGGAGTGGTGGGCGGTTCACATCCTGACTGGTCTGGGACTCGCGATTCTGGGTTTTCTCCTCATCGGCCTGATGGTGATGGACTGGCAGACCATGATCCTGCCCGACTCCTTCACGCTAAGTGGTATCGCTATTGCCCTCTTCCTCGTCTGCGCGCAGGCACTCTTTCTTGGCCCGAACGAGGACCAGATCGTCCTCAGCAATCACCACATCCAGCTCACCAGTCCCGGCGGAGTAACCGACCACGGCAACCTTTTCTTTACCGGCCCGGAGAACCTGATCTTCGGCCGCATCGCCGCGGTCTGCGGAGGCGCGTTCCTGCTTCTGCTCATCCGCTGGGTCTACAGAGCCGTCCGTCACCGAGACGGAATGGGACTCGGCGATGTGAAACTGCTCGCCATGATCGCGGCCTTTCTGGGCTTCTGGCCGGCGATTCTTTCCCTCTTCCTCGGAACCCTCGCCGCAGCGGTCTATGGAGCAGTACTTCTGGCGCGCGGCAGGGCAGACGCAGCTTCGAAGCTCGCCTTTGGAAGTTTTCTTTGTCTGGGCGGACTAGTCAGTGCGCTCTTCGGTAATAGCCTGATCGATATGTACATAGCATTACTTCGATAG
- a CDS encoding NADH-quinone oxidoreductase subunit C, whose protein sequence is MYDPASAIKGKQAVFDAHPDNAAVKALANLATDAKFDRAELTITVAGENIIAAAKAVQQAGYNFFEDVTAVDWYPSDPRFQISYSILSHKLKQRVRLVVRLDGDAPSLDSITSVWPSANFYEREVFDLFGVHFSGHPNLRRIMMPEDWKGHPLRKDYPVEGYR, encoded by the coding sequence ATGTACGATCCCGCTTCAGCCATTAAAGGCAAACAGGCCGTCTTCGATGCGCATCCCGACAACGCCGCGGTTAAAGCTCTCGCCAATCTCGCAACCGATGCCAAGTTCGATCGAGCCGAACTCACCATCACAGTAGCTGGCGAGAATATCATCGCTGCCGCTAAAGCGGTTCAGCAAGCTGGTTACAACTTCTTTGAGGATGTCACCGCCGTCGATTGGTATCCCTCCGATCCGCGCTTTCAGATCTCTTACAGCATTCTGTCGCATAAGTTGAAGCAGCGCGTTCGCCTCGTCGTTCGACTTGACGGAGACGCCCCCTCGCTCGACAGTATTACTTCAGTATGGCCCTCCGCTAACTTCTACGAGCGCGAAGTCTTCGACCTCTTCGGAGTTCACTTCAGTGGCCATCCCAACCTTCGTCGAATCATGATGCCGGAAGACTGGAAAGGGCATCCCTTACGTAAGGACTACCCCGTGGAGGGCTACCGCTAA